A genomic segment from Nitratiruptor sp. YY08-10 encodes:
- the flhA gene encoding flagellar biosynthesis protein FlhA → MTYGIEKIFSKVHEHSDAIIIVLILAILASMILPVPPFFLDLLLTASITFSLVILMTTVYVGNPLEIASFPSLLLLATLFRLALNIATTRRILLHGHEGPEAAGKLIESFGQFVVGGNYIVGIIIFIILVTINFIVVTKGTERISEVGARFTLDAMPGKQMAIDADLNAGLIDEQEARRRREAIAKEADFYGAMDGASKFIRGDAIAGIIITTINIIGGIAIGVLQHGMDLSTAVANFTLLTVGDGLVSQIPSLITSTAAGLMVTRAVSETNLGKEIFSQLTSYPKALYMTAGALFVIGTVPGMPFVPFTILAGMIALTAYMMQLEMKRETIEKEEEEVKEILQQQEEEREEEFIAQPETITFEIGYALIPLVDEDKGGELLKRIKSLRKQLSKELGLMVPLIHIKDNLELKSGEYRILLKGVEVARYEIQPGKMLAIDTGQTNGKLEGVETKEPTFGLKAYWIDESQKDKARMLGFTVVDIPTVIITHLSEIIKQNAHEILGRSETKELVDKLAQKYPIVKEIVPEQVPYSVLHRVLQNLLREHIPIKDLLTIIESLSDNITKTEDTDILTELVRESLARLITSIYAKDGVLYALTLDPASEEKLYTKIKEYNGNLPPIDPAKLQNFIMQISKNIEKFVIEQRTPVLLTSPNVRRYVHKIIEPYLSNVAVLSYNEVDPKTKLKIIDKVSLDGNS, encoded by the coding sequence ATGACCTACGGAATTGAAAAGATTTTTTCAAAAGTGCATGAGCATTCCGATGCCATTATCATCGTTTTAATATTGGCCATTTTGGCCTCGATGATACTTCCTGTGCCTCCATTTTTTCTCGATCTTTTACTCACAGCGAGTATTACGTTCTCTTTGGTTATTCTTATGACTACTGTGTATGTGGGCAATCCTTTGGAGATCGCATCCTTCCCTTCACTGTTGCTTTTGGCGACACTTTTTCGTTTGGCTTTGAATATCGCTACAACAAGAAGAATACTTTTGCACGGCCATGAGGGGCCGGAGGCTGCTGGAAAACTGATCGAGAGTTTTGGTCAGTTTGTCGTGGGAGGAAACTATATTGTCGGTATCATCATTTTCATTATATTAGTGACGATCAATTTCATTGTGGTAACAAAAGGGACGGAAAGAATCAGTGAAGTGGGCGCACGTTTTACTCTCGATGCGATGCCTGGGAAACAGATGGCAATCGATGCAGACCTCAATGCCGGACTCATTGATGAACAAGAAGCCCGAAGACGCCGTGAAGCCATTGCAAAAGAGGCCGATTTTTATGGGGCAATGGATGGTGCAAGTAAATTTATACGCGGGGATGCAATTGCCGGTATTATCATCACTACTATCAATATCATAGGCGGTATCGCGATAGGAGTATTGCAGCATGGTATGGATCTTTCTACCGCTGTGGCAAACTTTACGCTATTGACTGTGGGTGATGGGTTGGTGAGTCAAATTCCATCCCTTATTACCTCTACTGCAGCCGGCTTGATGGTAACTCGTGCAGTTTCAGAAACAAATCTTGGAAAAGAGATCTTCTCTCAACTCACCAGTTATCCCAAGGCTTTATATATGACTGCGGGCGCTCTTTTCGTGATCGGTACGGTACCTGGCATGCCGTTTGTCCCTTTTACCATTCTGGCCGGTATGATTGCGTTGACGGCATATATGATGCAGCTTGAAATGAAGAGAGAAACGATCGAAAAAGAGGAGGAAGAGGTTAAAGAGATCCTACAGCAGCAAGAGGAGGAGAGAGAAGAGGAGTTTATTGCTCAGCCTGAGACCATAACCTTTGAGATCGGGTACGCCCTTATACCTTTAGTGGATGAAGACAAGGGTGGAGAACTGCTCAAACGGATCAAATCTTTGCGAAAGCAGCTCTCAAAAGAGCTTGGTCTGATGGTGCCGCTCATTCATATCAAGGACAATCTGGAACTTAAGTCCGGAGAGTATAGGATTTTGCTCAAAGGGGTGGAAGTAGCAAGATATGAAATACAACCAGGTAAGATGCTGGCCATCGATACTGGGCAGACCAATGGGAAACTTGAAGGGGTAGAGACGAAAGAGCCTACATTTGGACTCAAAGCCTACTGGATCGATGAGAGTCAAAAAGATAAAGCGAGAATGTTGGGCTTTACCGTCGTTGATATCCCTACGGTCATTATCACTCATCTTTCAGAAATTATCAAACAGAATGCTCATGAGATTTTGGGAAGAAGTGAAACGAAAGAGCTTGTGGACAAACTTGCCCAGAAATATCCGATTGTCAAAGAGATCGTGCCTGAGCAGGTACCATATTCTGTCTTGCATCGGGTATTGCAAAATCTTTTACGTGAGCATATTCCTATTAAAGATCTGCTTACTATCATCGAGTCGCTTTCTGACAATATCACAAAAACGGAAGATACCGATATCTTAACAGAACTTGTTCGAGAGTCTTTAGCAAGATTGATAACTTCTATCTATGCAAAAGATGGAGTGCTGTATGCTTTGACGCTAGATCCGGCGAGTGAAGAGAAACTCTATACAAAAATTAAAGAGTACAACGGCAATCTTCCTCCGATAGACCCTGCAAAACTGCAGAACTTTATCATGCAAATCAGTAAAAATATTGAAAAGTTTGTGATCGAACAAAGAACACCCGTGCTTCTTACATCTCCCAATGTCCGTAGGTATGTTCACAAAATAATAGAACCCTATTTGTCCAATGTGGCGGTTCTGTCCTACAATGAAGTTGATCCCAAAACGAAACTCAAAATCATAGACAAGGTCAGCCTCGATGGAAATAGTTAA
- the flhF gene encoding flagellar biosynthesis protein FlhF, with protein MEIVKYEGYDLEALIEQAKKEYGEDVKILSYETQTQRRFFLFAKKKYTLFIKIEDKNENFLDLLSKEEKNQEIDQFLAKIEAMIDKKIEPLKEEIKKRGSVSFEPAELPSHAKNPLLKEEQFDEFTGDAVELIKLLVENDVDPKVAKMLVKESCGLDIDTNKLDLNTSFFKEALTTAIEKKIKFRGPLKIQKGNFKVIAFVGPTGVGKTTNLFKIASELVINQKLKIAVISIDTFKVGAVQQARSFSNILNIPFYAITDSKNLKKTLQNLNGIDVVLIDTVGRSHYDYWRLGEMREILGGGADFMDISLVLSCNYKNSEALEVVNRYRTFFPIHSLFFTKIDETYKPGILLNLPIKTDIPLSFISVGQKVPEDIRLLNPERVAQYVLGEQL; from the coding sequence ATGGAAATAGTTAAGTACGAAGGATACGATCTGGAGGCTTTGATCGAACAAGCCAAAAAAGAGTATGGAGAAGATGTAAAAATTTTAAGTTATGAGACACAAACCCAGCGTCGCTTTTTTCTCTTTGCAAAAAAGAAATATACACTGTTTATCAAGATTGAAGACAAAAATGAAAACTTTTTGGATCTTTTATCAAAGGAGGAGAAAAATCAGGAGATTGATCAATTTCTTGCCAAAATAGAGGCGATGATCGATAAAAAGATTGAGCCTTTGAAGGAGGAGATCAAAAAAAGAGGTAGTGTCTCGTTTGAACCTGCAGAGCTTCCCTCTCATGCAAAAAATCCTCTTCTCAAAGAGGAGCAGTTTGACGAGTTTACTGGTGATGCAGTAGAGCTTATCAAACTACTAGTCGAAAACGATGTGGATCCAAAAGTTGCCAAGATGCTTGTCAAAGAGTCATGTGGACTTGATATTGATACCAATAAACTCGATCTCAATACCTCTTTTTTCAAAGAAGCTCTGACAACGGCGATAGAAAAGAAGATTAAATTTAGAGGTCCTTTGAAAATACAGAAAGGCAACTTCAAAGTAATAGCTTTTGTAGGTCCAACTGGTGTTGGAAAGACAACCAACCTCTTTAAAATTGCTTCAGAACTTGTGATCAACCAAAAATTGAAAATTGCGGTAATCAGCATCGATACCTTCAAAGTAGGTGCCGTACAGCAGGCAAGATCCTTTTCCAATATCCTCAATATTCCTTTTTACGCTATTACAGATTCGAAAAATCTTAAAAAGACGTTGCAAAATCTCAATGGTATCGATGTAGTACTGATAGATACCGTTGGAAGAAGCCATTACGATTACTGGAGATTAGGTGAAATGCGAGAAATCCTTGGCGGTGGTGCCGACTTTATGGATATCTCTTTGGTTCTTAGCTGTAACTATAAAAACAGCGAAGCCCTGGAAGTGGTAAATCGCTACCGAACCTTTTTCCCTATCCATAGTCTCTTTTTTACAAAAATAGATGAGACGTACAAACCTGGAATTTTACTCAATCTTCCGATCAAAACAGACATTCCTCTCTCTTTTATCAGTGTAGGACAGAAAGTGCCGGAAGATATCAGGCTTCTTAATCCTGAGCGGGTAGCACAATATGTATTAGGTGAACAGTTATGA
- a CDS encoding AAA family ATPase yields MMDQASGLRELVSKKQKQTRDSNFITIASGKGGVGKTNFALNFSYLMANQYNKRVLLIDADFGMANIHLFVEADAKRNMKNLYNGASLDEVIQKADGFDVLLGFSGIDDIWEIEDTTAQTIVAQLEQVSSRYDYIIIDSGAGIDDKIAGFLRASDRSYIVTTPEPTALMDAYALIKSMYNIYGYDRFKIVVNMSKNREDGKNTYNKLRVSLNKFLQIDAELLGILPYTNSLRQSVRKKMLVCKNFPKDSYTINMRRICESELRIQKTSSENFWQKLFDFMGKSE; encoded by the coding sequence ATGATGGATCAGGCAAGTGGTTTACGGGAACTTGTTTCAAAAAAGCAGAAACAAACAAGAGATTCCAATTTTATAACCATTGCAAGCGGCAAAGGCGGTGTGGGTAAAACAAATTTTGCTCTCAATTTTTCCTATTTGATGGCTAACCAGTATAATAAACGTGTATTGCTCATCGATGCGGATTTTGGCATGGCAAATATCCATCTTTTTGTAGAGGCGGATGCGAAAAGAAATATGAAAAATCTTTACAACGGGGCTTCTTTGGATGAGGTGATACAAAAAGCGGACGGTTTTGACGTTTTGCTTGGATTTTCTGGCATCGATGATATCTGGGAAATAGAAGACACCACTGCGCAGACCATTGTAGCGCAACTGGAACAGGTGAGTAGCCGATATGATTATATCATCATCGATAGCGGTGCGGGGATAGATGATAAAATTGCCGGCTTTTTAAGAGCCTCAGACAGATCCTATATCGTCACGACCCCGGAGCCTACTGCACTTATGGATGCATATGCACTCATAAAATCGATGTATAACATTTATGGATATGATCGGTTCAAAATAGTCGTGAATATGTCTAAAAACCGCGAAGATGGGAAAAATACCTACAACAAACTCCGTGTCTCTTTGAACAAATTTTTACAGATTGATGCTGAACTTTTGGGTATTTTGCCCTATACGAATAGTTTAAGACAATCTGTTCGTAAAAAAATGCTTGTATGCAAAAATTTTCCTAAGGATAGTTACACCATCAATATGAGGCGAATCTGTGAATCAGAGCTACGTATTCAAAAAACATCTTCGGAAAATTTTTGGCAAAAACTTTTTGATTTCATGGGAAAGAGTGAATGA
- a CDS encoding sigma-70 family RNA polymerase sigma factor, whose product MSLTPQEKQQIVLDNLALVKKVASKIYFKLPKDANIEFDELVSTGTIGLYKAIEKYNRDKAQFSTYAYIKIRGEILDYLRSLHIVPRTMREKIKKEKEEGQKDIPLSNLAIMMSMEKALGESDNGLRLMDILISNEKSPEDYAISSEIHDKIVEALADLSESERKTLQMLYFEEREPKEVSQALGISQSRVSQIKSKAIAKLKCVFKKMEM is encoded by the coding sequence ATGAGTCTAACGCCACAGGAGAAACAGCAGATTGTTCTGGACAATTTGGCTCTTGTCAAAAAGGTGGCATCAAAAATATATTTTAAACTTCCCAAAGATGCAAATATTGAATTTGACGAACTTGTTAGTACAGGTACCATAGGTTTGTATAAAGCGATAGAAAAATACAATCGCGACAAAGCCCAGTTTTCTACGTACGCCTATATAAAAATTCGTGGTGAAATACTTGACTACCTTCGTTCGTTACATATCGTTCCTCGTACCATGAGAGAAAAAATCAAAAAAGAGAAAGAGGAAGGGCAAAAAGATATTCCTCTGTCTAATCTTGCCATTATGATGAGTATGGAAAAGGCTCTTGGAGAGAGTGACAATGGTCTGAGACTGATGGATATTTTGATCAGTAATGAAAAAAGTCCAGAAGATTATGCCATTTCTTCAGAAATTCATGATAAAATAGTAGAAGCTTTGGCTGATCTTAGCGAAAGTGAGCGAAAAACGTTACAGATGCTCTATTTCGAAGAGCGTGAGCCTAAAGAGGTGTCGCAGGCACTTGGGATATCACAATCACGGGTATCGCAGATAAAATCGAAAGCGATAGCGAAGTTGAAATGTGTGTTTAAGAAAATGGAGATGTAA
- a CDS encoding tol-pal system YbgF family protein, giving the protein MLRYSLFLFCFLTAVFASTNETIRQHSGQDFNETNTSSHKDNSYIKIVYENALRDFRVGSYYDALNEFSYVVKFPNTPYFLDALYQLAKTYLAIGKRTGEKKFFWSALNYLNLYLGRGGVDNAKYYYLKALILENLGFYERALALYQLGLAKADNQIKEDILIGMLRTAALEKKTNLFTKYMIMLSIENLSKEQKKEYRFIQGLFYFYQDEYEKARRLLLQTYKEYEEYLIDNPQFYYIVAENAYRYGEYKTAKQLFKRILKYVKNRDVLQKTLLRLGDIAFNTNNTHESVGYYYRLIKKFPKSKYATIAKLKLLYIMKKDKKVQHYLKKFLPDAMFLKNPQKFTLEILVKNRQNYLGFFALANFGLNVLELRSEKLMKRLGWEISLVPVKSLKYEHKEYFRKLWEPELYHLNDPKLMCILYRSNPQFFVEIFTKSVLLHMGKVIYQCEKGKKTYIDLLKRMYKKFKDDALLYKLVDVHYELGQYSEAMKYLMKVKKRGCTYAIDYNKLCFLIQRQCSNRFEMLKNRCKQNSFYKLLFLSASKLEQGIIDTSFVKSHRDFFVKNYTKDPVVRKYVEILAKKMIEKELYQQIIDLLSPIASYIKEDCFLNSILSLSYVRIGKMQYAGKILNEMSSCDNEWYHIAKAAYDDILFSKEIEGQ; this is encoded by the coding sequence ATGTTAAGATATAGCCTTTTTCTATTTTGTTTCCTTACAGCCGTTTTTGCATCAACGAATGAGACTATACGCCAACATAGCGGACAAGATTTCAATGAAACGAATACCTCTTCGCACAAAGATAACAGCTACATAAAAATAGTATATGAAAATGCGCTACGTGACTTTCGGGTGGGTTCATATTATGATGCTTTAAATGAATTTTCTTACGTTGTTAAATTTCCCAATACACCCTATTTTTTGGACGCTTTGTACCAACTTGCAAAAACATATCTTGCAATCGGCAAACGCACAGGTGAAAAAAAGTTTTTTTGGAGTGCATTGAATTATCTCAATCTCTATTTGGGACGAGGTGGAGTAGATAATGCAAAGTACTATTATCTCAAAGCTCTTATTTTAGAAAATTTGGGATTCTATGAAAGAGCACTTGCGCTGTATCAGCTGGGTTTGGCTAAAGCAGATAATCAAATAAAAGAAGATATTTTGATTGGAATGTTGCGGACAGCAGCACTAGAAAAGAAAACCAATCTTTTTACAAAATATATGATCATGCTATCTATAGAAAACTTATCGAAAGAACAAAAAAAAGAGTATCGTTTTATTCAAGGGCTTTTCTATTTTTATCAAGACGAGTATGAAAAAGCCAGACGTTTGTTGCTGCAAACCTACAAAGAGTATGAAGAGTATCTCATAGACAATCCACAGTTTTATTATATTGTTGCAGAAAATGCATATCGATATGGAGAATATAAGACGGCAAAACAGCTTTTTAAACGAATACTAAAATATGTTAAAAATAGGGATGTTTTACAAAAGACTCTGTTACGGCTTGGTGATATAGCCTTTAATACCAACAATACCCATGAGAGTGTCGGATACTACTATCGTCTTATCAAAAAATTTCCCAAAAGCAAATACGCAACGATCGCAAAACTTAAACTCCTATACATCATGAAAAAAGATAAGAAGGTGCAACATTATCTAAAAAAATTTTTGCCTGATGCAATGTTTTTGAAAAATCCGCAAAAGTTTACTTTGGAAATATTGGTAAAAAACAGACAAAACTATCTCGGTTTTTTTGCATTGGCAAATTTTGGATTGAATGTTCTTGAACTCAGAAGCGAAAAACTCATGAAACGACTTGGCTGGGAGATCTCATTGGTTCCTGTGAAGAGTCTGAAATATGAACACAAAGAGTATTTCCGAAAACTTTGGGAACCGGAGTTGTACCATCTGAATGATCCGAAGCTCATGTGCATTCTATACAGATCCAATCCCCAGTTTTTTGTAGAAATTTTCACAAAGTCAGTTTTATTGCATATGGGCAAAGTTATATATCAATGCGAAAAAGGGAAAAAAACATATATCGATCTTTTGAAAAGAATGTATAAAAAGTTCAAAGATGATGCACTGTTGTATAAACTCGTTGATGTCCATTATGAACTTGGACAATACAGTGAAGCTATGAAATATCTCATGAAAGTGAAGAAGAGAGGTTGTACATATGCGATAGATTACAATAAATTATGCTTTTTAATACAGCGCCAATGCAGCAATAGATTTGAGATGTTGAAAAACAGATGCAAACAAAACAGTTTTTATAAATTGCTTTTTCTTTCTGCTTCCAAGCTGGAGCAAGGCATCATCGATACCTCTTTTGTCAAATCTCACAGGGATTTTTTTGTCAAAAATTACACAAAAGATCCTGTTGTGAGAAAATATGTAGAAATATTGGCGAAAAAAATGATAGAAAAAGAACTATATCAGCAAATCATAGACCTTCTTTCTCCCATTGCTTCCTATATCAAGGAGGACTGTTTTTTAAACAGTATATTATCTCTATCTTATGTTAGAATTGGTAAAATGCAATATGCTGGCAAGATATTAAATGAGATGAGTTCATGTGATAATGAGTGGTACCATATCGCAAAAGCTGCATATGATGATATACTGTTTAGTAAAGAAATAGAGGGTCAATAA
- the flgB gene encoding flagellar basal body rod protein FlgB, which yields MWEKIDGLEKAASFFFERSKVIQGNIANADTPNFKPKELVFEQELKNQMELKKTDPKHIDPQTPKSAFKEVELGEIRGYDNNRVDIQEELAKLAESSIMYKSLSETLKKEFTKLKLVITGR from the coding sequence ATGTGGGAGAAAATCGACGGATTGGAAAAAGCGGCTTCCTTCTTTTTTGAACGCTCCAAAGTTATTCAAGGAAATATTGCCAATGCCGATACCCCAAACTTTAAACCAAAAGAGCTTGTTTTTGAACAAGAGCTGAAAAACCAGATGGAGCTCAAAAAAACCGATCCGAAACATATCGATCCGCAAACGCCAAAAAGTGCGTTTAAAGAGGTGGAGTTGGGAGAGATTAGAGGATATGACAACAACAGAGTTGATATTCAAGAAGAACTTGCCAAATTGGCCGAAAGCTCTATCATGTATAAGTCGCTCTCTGAAACATTGAAAAAAGAGTTTACAAAACTTAAACTTGTTATAACAGGAAGATAG
- the flgC gene encoding flagellar basal body rod protein FlgC encodes MIFKGLEVSQTGLSVQKYRMDIVASNMANANSIDDNGIPYRRKVPIFQEILDKEQNKIPLSKVAIKQVVEDPSPFKLKYDPNNPLADANGYVQLPNVDPLREMVDMISAMRTYEANLTAFNTHKDMLLKTIDILKV; translated from the coding sequence ATGATTTTTAAAGGTCTAGAAGTTTCTCAAACCGGTCTTTCAGTGCAAAAGTATCGTATGGATATCGTTGCGAGTAATATGGCCAATGCGAACTCTATAGACGATAACGGCATCCCATATAGGCGTAAAGTTCCTATCTTTCAAGAGATTTTGGACAAAGAACAAAACAAAATTCCTCTTTCAAAAGTTGCAATCAAGCAGGTTGTCGAAGACCCATCTCCATTTAAACTCAAATATGATCCAAACAATCCTCTTGCCGATGCTAATGGATATGTACAGCTGCCAAATGTAGATCCTTTAAGGGAGATGGTGGATATGATCTCTGCGATGAGGACGTATGAAGCAAATCTGACCGCTTTTAATACGCATAAAGATATGCTATTAAAAACCATCGATATTTTGAAAGTGTAA
- the fliE gene encoding flagellar hook-basal body complex protein FliE, with translation MKIDGIGQIASQNNVLGVNEIKNIKNKEGFSDLLMHFIADVNQDLTKAKEAEKLLQSGKVENLIETMATIEKADISLRFATELRNKAIEAYQEIMRMQV, from the coding sequence ATGAAGATTGATGGCATAGGACAAATAGCTTCACAAAACAATGTATTGGGTGTCAACGAGATAAAAAACATCAAAAACAAAGAGGGGTTTTCTGATCTTTTGATGCATTTTATAGCTGATGTCAATCAAGATTTGACAAAAGCAAAAGAGGCGGAAAAACTTTTACAAAGCGGTAAAGTGGAAAACTTGATCGAAACAATGGCGACAATCGAAAAGGCGGATATCTCCTTACGTTTTGCTACAGAACTTCGTAATAAAGCGATAGAAGCATACCAAGAGATTATGCGTATGCAAGTATAA
- the fliF gene encoding flagellar basal-body MS-ring/collar protein FliF, which translates to MALDIATIKEKLKQAFENKNFIKTLFLALGIGALIVLLSALLIRDISAEKYGVLYANLTADDAGNILTILQEEKIPYKVEGNGKIILVPKDKIYDVRLKLAAKGLPRSQNVGFEIFDEPKMGITHFQENINYIRALEGELARTIKKIDAVQDARVNIALSKDSIFAREEDEAKASVIISLHPGMSLTKEQVKAIVFLVSHAVPKLKPQNVTVVDNTGRVLSDMLEENEEKEINDVVDLKRKLRRDIEKSVESMLARALGAQKVVVRANVEIETAKIDKRDEIYDPDKTAVVSERKIQEKSKSVPQRPVGSPGTPTNVPATINTGPNGNILQDKSKKDITTNYDVTKSLIVTKQNVFKVKKITVGVLIDGKYIKKMDKNGTMQVQFVPRSEQELKSFENLIKSAIGYDPKRGDQVTVVSVPFENQALAAPIQPSKGFERYIIYAAFALIAIMALLLVWFILKQRKQKVLLEQELATVAQPGTTTPQSLTESSKKALHELEEEMSALSLQDEPVYQKILHIAQENPDLIATLISKWIKEEASSK; encoded by the coding sequence TTGGCTTTAGATATAGCAACGATCAAAGAAAAACTCAAACAGGCTTTTGAAAATAAAAACTTTATAAAAACACTCTTTTTGGCTCTCGGCATCGGAGCTTTGATTGTTCTGCTTTCTGCATTGCTAATCCGGGATATTTCGGCTGAAAAGTATGGTGTTTTATACGCAAATTTGACAGCAGATGATGCCGGAAATATTTTAACTATCCTCCAGGAAGAGAAAATCCCCTACAAAGTGGAAGGGAATGGAAAAATCATTCTTGTTCCAAAAGATAAGATTTATGATGTACGTCTGAAACTTGCAGCCAAGGGCCTGCCAAGATCGCAAAATGTGGGATTTGAAATTTTTGATGAGCCCAAAATGGGTATAACTCACTTTCAAGAAAATATCAACTATATACGGGCTTTAGAAGGAGAGCTTGCTAGAACAATCAAAAAAATAGATGCTGTACAAGATGCCAGGGTCAATATCGCTCTTTCTAAAGACAGTATTTTTGCAAGGGAAGAGGATGAGGCAAAAGCCTCTGTGATCATATCATTGCATCCTGGAATGAGTCTGACAAAAGAGCAGGTGAAAGCGATTGTTTTCTTGGTATCGCATGCTGTACCGAAACTAAAACCTCAAAACGTGACAGTTGTCGATAATACAGGACGTGTTCTTTCGGATATGCTTGAAGAAAATGAAGAAAAAGAGATCAATGATGTTGTTGATCTCAAACGAAAACTTCGTAGAGATATCGAGAAGAGTGTCGAGTCGATGTTGGCAAGAGCCCTTGGTGCTCAAAAAGTGGTCGTCCGGGCAAATGTAGAAATTGAAACTGCCAAAATAGATAAACGTGACGAGATATATGACCCTGATAAAACAGCGGTTGTAAGTGAGAGAAAGATTCAGGAGAAATCCAAAAGTGTTCCGCAACGCCCTGTCGGATCTCCTGGTACACCTACAAATGTTCCTGCAACGATCAATACCGGTCCCAATGGAAATATTTTGCAAGATAAGAGTAAAAAAGATATTACGACAAACTATGATGTGACGAAATCATTGATCGTGACCAAGCAAAATGTTTTTAAAGTCAAGAAGATTACTGTAGGCGTTCTTATTGATGGAAAATATATCAAAAAAATGGATAAAAACGGAACGATGCAAGTACAATTTGTTCCACGCAGCGAGCAAGAACTCAAATCATTTGAAAACTTGATCAAAAGTGCTATTGGATATGATCCAAAACGGGGAGATCAGGTTACGGTTGTCAGTGTTCCTTTTGAAAACCAAGCTCTTGCTGCACCGATACAACCAAGCAAAGGATTTGAGCGCTATATCATATATGCAGCTTTTGCATTGATTGCTATTATGGCACTTTTGCTGGTCTGGTTTATTCTCAAACAAAGAAAACAAAAAGTTCTATTGGAGCAAGAACTGGCAACCGTAGCACAACCTGGTACGACAACGCCACAAAGCTTAACGGAAAGTTCAAAAAAAGCTCTGCATGAACTGGAAGAGGAGATGAGCGCACTCTCTTTACAGGATGAACCGGTCTATCAAAAAATTCTTCATATTGCCCAAGAAAATCCTGATTTGATTGCAACACTGATCAGTAAATGGATCAAAGAAGAGGCTAGCAGCAAATGA